Part of the Candidatus Brocadia sinica JPN1 genome, ATGCCGCACAGCAACGTGTCGTAATTAATTCAATATCTCAGGAAGCGCTTCATTTGTTGTTATTGTATAATTGGCCGGGAAACATCCGGGAATTAGAAAACGCTGTGGAACATGCCGTGGCGTTTTGCACCTCTGGTGCAATTCTCTCAAAAAATCTCCCACAAAATTTAACGCAGGGAGAGACCTCTTCTGGTATATTTCCTGTCGAACTTTCTACGATTGACTCCCTGGACCTGCAGGAGACCCTTAGTGAAGCTGAAAGAAAGCTCCTTTTGTGGGCATATCAGAAGACAAACGGTAACCAGGTGCGCATGTCAGAGATATTGCGGATACCTCGTACTACACTTCAAAATAAGCTCGTGAAGTATAACATAACAAAAACCCATATCCCCGCCACTGAACAGACATAGTGCCGCATAGCTGCAATCCCATTCCATTTTTTCGTCGACACTATTCACAGATTCAATACATTGTCCGGTTAAAGCATTATCCCATTCAGACTGAGCAGAACTATGATAATAAAATGAAGTATTCTTTCTTTTATTTTCTCCGTGTTCTCTGCGTCCTCTGTGGTAAACTATACATTAAAAGAAAGCTCCTGCCAGTGAATGGGCGAGATAGTGCCCACATTTAGGCACTATTCTAAGTCTTATATTTTCAAGGCTTAATACAAAATTTATTCTTCCCGGGAAGCATTCCAGACTTACCCTAGTCAAATTTCAAGTGTTACCGATTTCTAAAAAAACAAACAACTTTGTTTTGAATCTCCTTAAGGTATGAATTTATAAATAGTTATAGAACTACATACCCACGTGAATTTAACCTGGCACTCTCATTGCTAATTCTATAAACCAGATATTTACCTACGACAGAGAATAGAAGGGAAATTAAACCCGAATGAAAGGAGGTGGTTCCGGAGGAACTGTTTAGACGAGTGAAATAGCGGAAGGAGGATAAATTATGATGTGTTTTACTGTTCTTGTCGGTCTTATTGTTGGATTTGCAATTTTTTATGTAGTGAAGGAGGTTTAACATGTTTACAATGACTTTAAAATTAGGTTTAATTGTGGCCCTTGGTATAGCAGGGGTGATGACAACTGGAGAGTTGATGGCGGGTACGCCGCAGGTAGTAGCAACGATCCAGACGGGGCCGGAGTGGGAGCCTCTTCCCAGGGGTGAGCCATTGACGGTGCCTGAGGTACATTATCGGGTAAAACACTCACCATTCAAGAGTGAGCTGGTGAGGTACGGGCAGTTCATATTCAATGATGCATCATGGGGGTTGCAGGGTGAGTATGCATGCGCCAGCTGCCATTATGAGAGGGGACAGACGACGGGTTTGATCTGGGACCTTGGAGATGAAGGATGGGGAAGCTGGAAGAACGTGAAGTATATCCGTGGCGGAAGGTATTTGCCTCCGTTCAGGCATGAAGGGTTTACGGGTCATCCGGATGAAATCGTAGGTGCAACAAGTTCGCTGGACAGGGTGTGTGGAAGAGACCCTGGGTTTGTGTTCAGGAGCGAGAACTTTTCGCCGGAGAGGTTAGAATCTTTGATTTGTTACATCAGGGCATTGGAGTTTACGGGAAGTCCGTTCAGGAATGCGGATGGCAGTTTGACAGAGGCGGCAAAGAGGGGTGAGAAGTTATTTAACGACCCTGCTGTGGGATGTGCAGAGTGTCATCCGGGGGATGCAATGGATCCGAAAGCCTTGTTTAGCGATGCACAGACCCATGATGTGGGAACCGGTCGTGTAGGAGTGAAGGGTTTCAGGTCAACGCCGGGTAAGGTATTTAACATGCAGGCATTGAATGCCGGTGAGGATCCTTATGGCGAGGAGAGCGATACGCCGATCATTGGGTTGGACCTGGTAAAGGAATTTGATACGCCGACGCTGAGGGACATCTATGCATCAGGCACGTATTTCCATGACGGGAGCGCCAGGACGTTGATTGATACGATCAACAACACGGTAAATGATAAGGACATGCATGGAAGGACGTCACACCTGAGCGCTCAGGATTTGCAGGATTTGGTGGAGTTCCTGAAGGCGTTGTAAAGTACCGGATTGAATGACCCGTCATATGGCGGGTCATTCAGTCTATTAAAAGACTATTTTGATAAATACTATCTTCAGGAAGGAATGCAAATGAAGATTGCGTGTAAATACAAGACGATATTACTATTGTTATTATCCGTAAGTTTCGTATTGTTCAATACTATTTCGAATAAGCTCTATGCATGCGGTGGCGGTGGTTCATCGCCTGATGGCATTACTCTAAAATTACGGGGAGTAAATGATCTTGCAGAGGCCATTCAACTAAAAGCCACTTTACAAAAGAACGAGGCGATCAAGTGCGCCAATATCAGCCCTCATAAAACTGAGATATGTATTTCCACCCTCTGCCCGGGAGCAATCACAGAGGAACAGATTATAAAAGCCATTAAAGATGCAGGCTATGATGCATCGTTACCCGATTACCTTACTTTTAAAATTGATAATTTCATACATGAATCAGATGTGAAAAGATTAAGGGAGTGCCTGGATGAACTACCGGGAGTTACAACAGCCAATATCGACCTTAATACAAAGGACATCACTATAAACTATTACGAAGGCTGGATCCGATTTGCCAGAAAGATAGTCAAAACCCTTGAAGATAACGGATTTAAGGCTATAGTGCCCATAGACACAATTACCTTTGAGACAGAGGGTATGGCTGAGGTTGATGCCCACGATGTGCGGGCATATCTCTTGGGTATATTTGGAGTGTCCGGTTCGGATGTCGATATTGGTACCAATGAAGTGAAGGTTAGTTTTTATCGGGGATGGACGACGAAAGAAAAACTTATAAAGACCATTGAAGAGCGTGGAAACACAAAGGTAAAACACGACCTTATGGTCCTGAAAACTTCGTAGTGCTGTGCACCCGTAACCAAATTGACCCTCTTTTCCCTCCTTGCAAGGAGAGACGAAGTAAGACGAACTTAAGTTCGCCCTCCTGTATAGTGTAAAAACTTGTTGAAAAGAAGTATTTACCGTATTATAACTAGAGTAAACGTAACTAAAATTCGGTTTTGTGGATTACAGCATGTGGGTTACGGTATCGGCAAAAAACAGAAATCCGCAATCCAAAATCCAAAATGAGCGGAGTTGCAACTGAAGCCATTTATGAAACATTTGGTAATGATTGTAACCACCTTAGTTTTATCGGGGATATGTTGCGTGGAAACATATGCGGATGTTTCGTATGCCGATTTATTTCTTACGGGAAGGGGTTATAAACCGGTTGAAGATATCTGGACAAAAAAGCCATTGACGGCTCATTCGCCGGATGGGAGCTGCATACCTGACAATCTATTTTACAAAGAATGGTGTATTAACACCTTCAAGAACGGCGAACAAATTTATGAGGCGTATAGAGAAATAGCTTTTGATATTGACTACCGGGCCGAACCACCAAAGACAGACTACTGGCAGACACCAGGAGAAACTCGCCAAAGCAAAAAGGGCGATTGTGAAGATTCGGTCTTCCTGTTTTTTTCTAATCTCTCCGGACTGGATATTAATGGCGACCTGGTATGGGGCTGGGTGACAGACAAGGATACTTCGATTGCCTTTGCCCATGTATGGTATCAATTATTTGATAAGCATGGCAGGGCATATATTGTGGAGGGTTTTTCGAAGGAGTGGAATGGAATCATCCCTCTTGAGACGATTACCAGGGTAGAAGAGCGTGTGCCAACTTTGATGTTACGGCATGACCAGGTAAATTACCTGATAGAGAAGGCAACTCCAATTTCCGATCATGGCTGGGGACGGAAATTTGCAGAATCTTTTGAGGACGGGCAATTCTCCTGGGATATTTTCCTTAATAATACCTCGTTTGTTAAAGAAATCTTCAGGAAACTTCATGATATGATTATCCGGTATAAGGGTTAGATCAAAATTTGAGAAATTCTTCGTTTTTAAAATCGGGCTTCTAAGAGGCGTACATTACTTCAAACCCCTTACTAACGAAAAAAGCCATTCTGAGCAGACGGAATGGTTCTTTTTAGAAGCCCTTTCATTTCCGACAAAACTTCATTGCCTCCGCTCACAGAAGAACACGAAAAATGTAATACCAGGTATAAGGTTTAAAATCTATGACACTCTTCATTTATGATGAAATCTTCTTAAAACATGATACTGGCTTTGGGCACCCGGAAAATTCCCGGCGACTGGAAAACACCCTACGGTATCTGAAAGAAAACCACCTCTGGGAACAATTAAGGGTGGAGAATCCCCGCGCAGCATCAATGCAGGAAATCGGCCTGATTCATCCGCAAACCTATATTGAGGCTATCAAACAAATCGCTGATACCGGCGGAGGATGGCTGGATAGTGATACCGTGGTTTCTACCGCCTCATATGATGTCGCTGTTCATGCAGCGGGGGCACCATTAACGGCGATAGATTTGATAATGAAAGGTGAAGGGAAGAATGCCTTTTGTCTCGTGCGTCCACCGGGTCACCATGCAATACCCTCAAGGGGAATGGGGTTTTGCCTTTTCAATAATGTAGCCATTGCAGCAAAATACATTCAATCCAGGTATCAGCTAGAAAAAATCTGTATCGTTGATTGGGATGTTCACCATGGAAACGGGACACAGGATGCGTTTTACCGTGACCCAACGGTGTTGTATTTTTCCATGCACCGGTATCCATTTTACCCTGGTTCGGGAAGGAAAGAGGAAGATGGACAGGGTAAAGGCAAGGGATTTACCATTAATATGCCTCTCCCGGCAGATACAACTTCTCAAGAGTATATCGCAGCGTTTCTGGATATCATGGAGCATCGGGTAAATCAATTTGCCCCGGAATTTATCGTTATCTCAGCAGGTTTTGATACCTATAGAAAAGACACCATTGGCGGGTTGAATTTGGATATACAGGACTTCCGTACGCTGACAGAAATTGTTATGAAGCATGCGGATAGATGCTGCGGCGGCAGGATTGTATCATGCCTTGAAGGTGGTTACAATCTATCCGATCTTCCTTTATGTATAGAAGCCCACCTCAAGGCACTGCTTCAGGCATAATTAACTTTTTTGTGGCGCCGCGGTTTTTATTTTATTCAATTGTTTTGTCAGACGAGACTTCTTTCTGCTGGCAGTATTTTTATGTAAAATCCCCTTCGCTGCTGCTTTGTCTAATTTTTTTATCGCAAGCCGGAGTTTTTCTTCGGCTGACGGAATATTCCCTTCCTTCACAACACCTAAAAAATGCTTTATTTGAGTTCTCAGCGCAGATTTGCGAGACCTGTTTCTCAAATTACGCTTTATGTTTTGCCTGAGCCTTTTTTTGGCCGATTTCATTGTTGGCATGGTTATGATGCTCCTCTCATTCAGATTAATAAATTCAAATATTATCAGATTCGAAAACCAGAAGACGTATAATGTATTGAATTCATAACCTAAAGTCAACAGGAAAACACAGGAAAATGAAAGAGACTTGCAATCTTTCTGTTTTTTTAGTATAGTGAAGCGAGTATTATCAGTACCTTAGCCAATTTAGAGAAATGAAATTCATGAATATTGTCTTGTATCCAGACCCGGCACTTCGCCAAAAGGCGAAGCCGCTTACGGAAATTAATAAAGAAGTATGCAAAAAAGCAGAAGAAATGATGGAATTGATGTATCAAGCCCATGGTATAGGGCTGGCAGCGCCCCAGGTGGGGTGGTCTGTCCGCCTGTTCATTATTGATGCCGGTGGGAATAGCCACGAAGAAAAGGTGTTTATCAATCCGACAATAGTTGAAGAAACGGGCGAGTTGAACAAAGAAGAGGGTTGTTTAAGTTTTCCGGGTATTATGGGGAAGATTATTCGGTCCCAGCGAATTAAGGCTTATGCTTATAACCTCAAAGGGCAAAAATTAGAAATAGAGGCGGAAGGGCTGGCTGCACGTGCATGGCAGCACGAGCTGGATCATCTTAACGGGGAACTTTTTATCGACAGAATGAGTCCTTCAAATCGTTTGGCTGTATCACAACGGTTAAAAGAGTTTGAACGGACATACAAAAGCACACATGTTCCTGTGTGATGTATAATTACACTTACGTAAAAAAGGTCAAACAAGGAACACAGGATGGTGTTTTAAATAATGAATGTGGTCTTTATGGGAACGCCTGGTTTTGCAGTTCCCAGTTTATGTTCATTGGCAGCAACACAGAAAATTATCACTGTTATTACACAACCAGACAGACCAAAAGGGAGAAGCAAAATACCGTGTCCTTCTCCGGTGAAGGAAGCCGCGGAAAAATTGGGGTTAAAAATCATGCAACCTCTCAATGTTAATGATGAACCGGTTGTGAAACAACTTCAAAATCTTTCACCCGATTGTATCGTTGTTGTTGCCTTCGGACAATTCTTGTCCAATTCGATTATCCATCTTCCACGCTATCAATGCATTAACATCCACGCCTCTCTATTGCCTAAATTTCGCGGCGCCGCACCCATTAACTGGGCGATCATACAGGGAGAAGCCGTCACCGGTGTTACTGCTGTGGTTATGACTGCAAAAATGGATGCAGGAGACATTATTGCCCAGAAAAAAACGCCACTATTTTTAGAAGAAAATGCAGGAGACATTGAAAAGAGACTTGCTTCCATGGGCGCAGACCTATTGGTTGAGACGTTAAACCTTGTGGAAACAGGAAAGGCAACTTACACAAAACAGGACGAAAGAGAAGTAACCTTTGCGCCGAAACTGAAGAAAGAAGACGGCTTAATTCCATGGTCCCATGAAACAAAAAAAATTCACAATCTGATACGTGGACTAACCCCCTCGCCCGGCGCTTACACGTATTGTCTCAAAAATGATACCAAAGAAAAAAAAAGAATTATTATCCTGAAGACACAGATTCACGATATGCCAAACATGAAAACATCCCTTAACCCCGGCATGATAAATGAAATTGCTCAATGTGGAATCCATGTTGCTACCGGAGACGGGTTTGTTTGTATCACACAATTACAGCCGGAGGGTAAGCGTGCAATGAATGCACAGGAATACTTACATGGTCATAAGATAACCGTTGAAGACATGCTTGTATCGTAATACGTATTTTTCATTTGCTGTAATACTTTACCGCAACCGTGGTGTTTTCTGCGGTAAAGCGAATCTCTATCATTTACACAAAGGCAGGTACCATGGAATTTATTGATAAAAAAGTTGTTTCTATCAATAACCTTATGTTGAAGTTTCGCAAGAAAAAGTGTTCTCCGAAAAATTTGTTGATCTTGTTTCCCCATTGCATCCAGAATTCACAGTGCAAGCAAAATGTCAGGAACGACCTGAACGAATGTAAACGTTGTGGGAAATGTAAAATCAAGGATTTACTGGAATTTTCAGAGAAATATGGAGTGAATATTAGCCTCGCCACAGGGGGGCGCGTCGCCCTTCAAAGGGTAATGGCTGAAGACATACATGGGGTAATAGCGATTGCCTGCGAAAAGGAACTCCGGACGGGTTTGATGGCAGCTATGTCTAAGGCAATATTTGCAGTTCCTAATCTAAGACCTCACGGATATTGCAAGGATACGGATGTATATCTGGATGAGGTAAAAGAAGCTATTGAAAAATTCCTCACATAAGACAGACGTTCGTTATGCAGGTATCCGGGTACTAAGAGAGGTTGATGAAAAAGAGGTTTTTGCCCAGGAACTTATCTCTGAAAGATGTGCACAGAGTGATTTATCGAAACGGGACAAAAACCTTCTCACAGAATTAGTAAACGGCGTTATTCGCCATCGTTTACCCCTTGACACCCTCATCTCCTTTTTTTCGAATATACCCTTAAATAAGATAGAACCATGGGTATTATACGCCCTGCGTGTGGGTCTCTATCAAATTGCCTATTTGGACAGAATCCCCCTTTCCGCCGCGATAAACACGTCTGTAGCACTCGTAAAAAAATTGGTCCGACGGACGGACGCGGTCAGATTTACCAATGCAGTTCTCCGGGCAGCCGAAAGAAGTATTCAAAATAAATCTGCATGCGAACCGGAGATTACCGACCTGCAAAAGGCCCTGTACAGAAGGAAAAACATATGGTGTACATTTCACCATCCGATCTTTCCCGATCCGGCTAAACATCTTACCTCTTTCCTTGCAATTAATTATAGTCACCCTGAATGGTTGATAAAACGTTGGATCAGCAGGTATGGGAAGGAAAAAACCGTTGAGATGTGCAAAGCCAACAATCTTGCCCCAAGGGTATTCCTTCGCGTAAATCAGGGGAAAATATCCACCCGGGAATTCCTTGCTTTGCTCGATAAAGATGGTATCAGCGCACGCACTATCAACACCGCAGTCGTTGTTGAAAATATTGCAGTTTTTGAAATTCCGGGGTTTGCAGAAGGATTGTTCTTTGTGCAAGACATATCCGCTATGAAGGTTGCGGAATTCCTCAAGATAGAAAAATCGAACACCGTGTTGGATATGTGCGCAGCGCCTGGAGGGAAGACGACTCATATTGCAGAATTTTTGGGGAACACGGGGTGGATATATGCGTTAGATATTTCTGCAAAACGTTTACAGTTGACCAAAGAAAATTGTCTGCGGATGGGAATTCATAACGTCTCTATTGTTTGTGGCGACGCATCTGACGAAAAGGCCCCTTTCCGGATGAAATTTGATCGCAT contains:
- a CDS encoding c-type cytochrome — its product is MFTMTLKLGLIVALGIAGVMTTGELMAGTPQVVATIQTGPEWEPLPRGEPLTVPEVHYRVKHSPFKSELVRYGQFIFNDASWGLQGEYACASCHYERGQTTGLIWDLGDEGWGSWKNVKYIRGGRYLPPFRHEGFTGHPDEIVGATSSLDRVCGRDPGFVFRSENFSPERLESLICYIRALEFTGSPFRNADGSLTEAAKRGEKLFNDPAVGCAECHPGDAMDPKALFSDAQTHDVGTGRVGVKGFRSTPGKVFNMQALNAGEDPYGEESDTPIIGLDLVKEFDTPTLRDIYASGTYFHDGSARTLIDTINNTVNDKDMHGRTSHLSAQDLQDLVEFLKAL
- a CDS encoding heavy-metal-associated domain-containing protein codes for the protein MKIACKYKTILLLLLSVSFVLFNTISNKLYACGGGGSSPDGITLKLRGVNDLAEAIQLKATLQKNEAIKCANISPHKTEICISTLCPGAITEEQIIKAIKDAGYDASLPDYLTFKIDNFIHESDVKRLRECLDELPGVTTANIDLNTKDITINYYEGWIRFARKIVKTLEDNGFKAIVPIDTITFETEGMAEVDAHDVRAYLLGIFGVSGSDVDIGTNEVKVSFYRGWTTKEKLIKTIEERGNTKVKHDLMVLKTS
- a CDS encoding histone deacetylase gives rise to the protein MTLFIYDEIFLKHDTGFGHPENSRRLENTLRYLKENHLWEQLRVENPRAASMQEIGLIHPQTYIEAIKQIADTGGGWLDSDTVVSTASYDVAVHAAGAPLTAIDLIMKGEGKNAFCLVRPPGHHAIPSRGMGFCLFNNVAIAAKYIQSRYQLEKICIVDWDVHHGNGTQDAFYRDPTVLYFSMHRYPFYPGSGRKEEDGQGKGKGFTINMPLPADTTSQEYIAAFLDIMEHRVNQFAPEFIVISAGFDTYRKDTIGGLNLDIQDFRTLTEIVMKHADRCCGGRIVSCLEGGYNLSDLPLCIEAHLKALLQA
- the rpsT gene encoding 30S ribosomal protein S20; this translates as MPTMKSAKKRLRQNIKRNLRNRSRKSALRTQIKHFLGVVKEGNIPSAEEKLRLAIKKLDKAAAKGILHKNTASRKKSRLTKQLNKIKTAAPQKS
- the def gene encoding peptide deformylase yields the protein MNIVLYPDPALRQKAKPLTEINKEVCKKAEEMMELMYQAHGIGLAAPQVGWSVRLFIIDAGGNSHEEKVFINPTIVEETGELNKEEGCLSFPGIMGKIIRSQRIKAYAYNLKGQKLEIEAEGLAARAWQHELDHLNGELFIDRMSPSNRLAVSQRLKEFERTYKSTHVPV
- the fmt gene encoding methionyl-tRNA formyltransferase, which gives rise to MNVVFMGTPGFAVPSLCSLAATQKIITVITQPDRPKGRSKIPCPSPVKEAAEKLGLKIMQPLNVNDEPVVKQLQNLSPDCIVVVAFGQFLSNSIIHLPRYQCINIHASLLPKFRGAAPINWAIIQGEAVTGVTAVVMTAKMDAGDIIAQKKTPLFLEENAGDIEKRLASMGADLLVETLNLVETGKATYTKQDEREVTFAPKLKKEDGLIPWSHETKKIHNLIRGLTPSPGAYTYCLKNDTKEKKRIIILKTQIHDMPNMKTSLNPGMINEIAQCGIHVATGDGFVCITQLQPEGKRAMNAQEYLHGHKITVEDMLVS
- a CDS encoding DUF116 domain-containing protein, producing the protein MEFIDKKVVSINNLMLKFRKKKCSPKNLLILFPHCIQNSQCKQNVRNDLNECKRCGKCKIKDLLEFSEKYGVNISLATGGRVALQRVMAEDIHGVIAIACEKELRTGLMAAMSKAIFAVPNLRPHGYCKDTDVYLDEVKEAIEKFLT
- the rsmB gene encoding 16S rRNA (cytosine(967)-C(5))-methyltransferase RsmB codes for the protein MKNSSHKTDVRYAGIRVLREVDEKEVFAQELISERCAQSDLSKRDKNLLTELVNGVIRHRLPLDTLISFFSNIPLNKIEPWVLYALRVGLYQIAYLDRIPLSAAINTSVALVKKLVRRTDAVRFTNAVLRAAERSIQNKSACEPEITDLQKALYRRKNIWCTFHHPIFPDPAKHLTSFLAINYSHPEWLIKRWISRYGKEKTVEMCKANNLAPRVFLRVNQGKISTREFLALLDKDGISARTINTAVVVENIAVFEIPGFAEGLFFVQDISAMKVAEFLKIEKSNTVLDMCAAPGGKTTHIAEFLGNTGWIYALDISAKRLQLTKENCLRMGIHNVSIVCGDASDEKAPFRMKFDRILIDAPCSNTGVLSRRVEARWRLKESDINKLAALQYSILKTGASLLKSNGYLVYSTCSIEPEENQGIIKKFMGSEPQFSLDAEEHYLPDMDKGDGGYMARLCKRQVYSY